The Gemella haemolysans ATCC 10379 genome contains the following window.
TGATAATTTTGTTTATAATAGAATTATTGTTAAGTATGCTAAGTGCGCACCAAGATAGGGCTATACCTAGTGTAAATGTAGTGTATAGAGTACTTAACCTTATATTTTTTAGTGTCTGACTGTTAGAAAGAAAGGCTCCTATTAGGATACCAAGTCCAGATGCACTTAGTAAAATTCCATAATAATAACTAGTTTCCGAATACTCAGGAAGTAGCGTTAGTAGCGAACTGGTAGAAAAATTAATTATTATGATTCCTATTAATAATGGTTTTAATAGAGGAGTATTCCATATTTTTATACCGCTACTTAGTTTAGAAAAGTAGTTTTCTTCTACAGTATTAGTATTTTTAGATAAATTATTTGATAGGAAGATGAATATAAAGCTGTTGACAAAAAAAGTAATACTATTAATAATGAAAGCATATATTGTACCGAAAACTGTTATAATAAATCCACCTATTGAATTAAAGAGTGCATCACTACCTTGATAAGCTATAGAAAATAGTGAATTTGCTTTTACTAAATCTTCTTGTTTAACTATTTTTGGAAGTAAGGCAAGTTGAACAGGATAAACAATTTGATTAATGAAACTAATACAAACGATAAAAATTATTAGTGTAGTAATCTGTAGCTTATTTACATAGATTAGATAAGTAATAACTAGTAATATTATAGCTTGAAATAACTGTGAAATAATTAAAAACCTCTTTATATTAAATTTACTGATTAATGGTGATACAAATATTTGTAATATAGCTGTAAATGAAATTAGAAATAAAGTAATACCACTATAAAAAGTAGATTTAGTTAATGTGTAAATTAATGTTAAAGTAGCTATTGAATATATGCTATCACCGAAATTAGTGATTAATCTACCGAATAGTAAAATTGA
Protein-coding sequences here:
- a CDS encoding MFS transporter encodes the protein MFKNKNFSILLFGRLITNFGDSIYSIATLTLIYTLTKSTFYSGITLFLISFTAILQIFVSPLISKFNIKRFLIISQLFQAIILLVITYLIYVNKLQITTLIIFIVCISFINQIVYPVQLALLPKIVKQEDLVKANSLFSIAYQGSDALFNSIGGFIITVFGTIYAFIINSITFFVNSFIFIFLSNNLSKNTNTVEENYFSKLSSGIKIWNTPLLKPLLIGIIIINFSTSSLLTLLPEYSETSYYYGILLSASGLGILIGAFLSNSQTLKNIRLSTLYTTFTLGIALSWCALSILNNNSIINKIINFSLFLFGWILIGILNTYSQTMIQCIISKDKLDVAMSTMIGLSIAFSPLGALLAGVLSIKYSIKTIIIITSLLIFSIFLFWLFNKNIRNLPSFSKLLEIRD